From Variovorax sp. J2L1-78, the proteins below share one genomic window:
- a CDS encoding nitrate reductase, which yields MSLGLSMHGATRETRSTCPYCGVGCGVIIESAGAQITGVRGDPDHPANFGRLCTKGSTLHLTATAAVTMQTRLLQPMRRAERGTAPAAITWDAALDTATAKFAQVIRDHGHDAVGFYISGQLLTEDYYVFNKLAKGLIGTNNIDTNSRLCMSSAVAGYKKTLGADAPPACYDDFNHAQCLFIVGSNTAWAHPILFRRIEDAKRANPAMKIVVVDPRRTDTCEIADLHLAIQPGTDVMLFHGLLHLMLREGWTRPDYIAAHTSGFDTLAARVRDCTPERVAQVCGIDARDLLETARLFATSAATLSLYCQGLNQSSSGTAKNATLINLHLATGQIGRPGAGPFSLTGQPNAMGGREVGGMANLLGAHRDLANPAHRAEVAALWGVADVPAAPGKTAVEMFQAAADGEVRALWIACTNPAQSMPDQATVRRALERCEFVVVQEAFATTATCAYADLLLPATTWGEKLGTVTNSERRISRVRQAVPAPGGARHDWSAVADFAQRLEAVLPPRSVTPLFPYALDAEAGAEAIWNEHRESTRGRDLDITGLSWPILDAQGPQQWPCPADTACGGNDNGNATALPAVRRQFGKARLYEDGVFPTPDGRARFYDVAYKPVAEAREPRYPLSLNTGRLRDQWHGMSRTGTLGRLFGHVPEPVVQMHPQDMVHRALRDGDLVQVASKRGAIVLPAQGSTDIGPGQSFIAMHWGEEALSGRSSAGERLAGVNTLSTPVFCPDSKQPELKHAAVQIAKAELPWSLLAVAWLPGDRVLAAHTALRALMPRFAFASCVPFGSGGALAGGASERSGLLFRAADTEAASPELLAEIEALLGLAAPETLRYIDARRGQHRAARLVRSDTDPQEARLDTFLLGGDTRAEAWLKPLLQDQLPAQAFGRQLLRPGVTAPVPMQARGKVVCSCFGVTETAIQLHLPRCTGADRERLAALQGELQCGTNCGSCLPELQRMLHATPAAAAAPEVALS from the coding sequence ATGAGCCTCGGCCTGTCCATGCACGGCGCGACGCGGGAAACCCGGTCCACCTGCCCCTATTGCGGCGTGGGCTGCGGCGTGATCATCGAGTCCGCCGGCGCGCAGATCACGGGCGTGCGCGGCGACCCCGACCATCCGGCCAACTTCGGCCGGCTGTGCACCAAGGGCTCGACGCTGCACCTCACGGCGACAGCCGCGGTCACGATGCAGACGCGCCTGCTGCAGCCGATGCGGCGCGCGGAACGCGGCACGGCGCCTGCGGCCATCACCTGGGACGCCGCGCTCGACACCGCCACCGCAAAGTTCGCCCAGGTGATCCGCGACCACGGCCACGACGCCGTCGGCTTCTACATCTCGGGCCAGCTCCTCACCGAGGACTACTACGTCTTCAACAAGCTGGCCAAGGGCCTGATCGGCACCAACAACATCGACACCAACTCGCGCCTGTGCATGAGCAGCGCGGTCGCGGGCTACAAGAAGACGCTGGGCGCCGACGCGCCGCCGGCCTGCTACGACGACTTCAACCACGCGCAGTGCCTGTTCATCGTGGGCAGCAACACGGCCTGGGCGCACCCCATTTTGTTCCGTCGCATCGAGGACGCAAAGCGCGCGAACCCGGCGATGAAGATCGTCGTGGTCGACCCGCGCCGCACCGACACCTGCGAGATCGCCGACCTGCACCTGGCCATCCAGCCCGGCACCGACGTGATGCTGTTCCACGGCCTGCTGCACCTGATGCTGCGCGAAGGCTGGACCCGCCCGGACTACATCGCAGCGCACACCAGCGGCTTCGATACGCTGGCGGCGCGGGTGCGCGACTGCACGCCCGAGCGCGTGGCACAGGTCTGCGGCATCGATGCGCGCGACCTGCTCGAAACCGCACGCCTCTTCGCCACCTCGGCCGCCACGCTGAGCCTGTACTGCCAGGGCTTGAACCAGTCGTCGTCGGGCACGGCGAAGAACGCGACGCTGATCAACCTGCACCTGGCGACCGGGCAAATCGGCCGGCCCGGTGCCGGGCCTTTCTCGCTGACCGGCCAGCCCAACGCGATGGGTGGCCGCGAGGTCGGCGGCATGGCGAACCTGCTGGGCGCGCACCGCGACCTGGCCAACCCCGCGCACCGGGCCGAGGTGGCGGCGTTGTGGGGCGTGGCAGACGTACCGGCCGCACCGGGCAAGACCGCGGTCGAGATGTTCCAGGCCGCGGCCGACGGCGAGGTCCGCGCGCTGTGGATCGCCTGCACCAACCCCGCGCAGTCGATGCCCGACCAGGCCACCGTGCGCCGCGCGCTGGAGCGCTGCGAGTTCGTGGTCGTGCAGGAGGCCTTCGCCACCACCGCGACCTGCGCCTACGCCGACCTGCTGCTGCCGGCCACGACCTGGGGCGAGAAGCTGGGCACCGTGACCAACAGCGAGCGCCGCATTTCGCGCGTCCGCCAAGCGGTGCCCGCCCCCGGCGGGGCGCGGCACGACTGGTCGGCGGTCGCCGATTTCGCGCAGCGTCTCGAAGCGGTGCTGCCGCCGCGCAGCGTCACGCCGCTCTTCCCCTACGCCCTCGACGCCGAAGCCGGTGCCGAAGCCATCTGGAACGAGCACCGCGAGAGCACGCGTGGCCGCGACCTGGACATCACCGGACTCAGCTGGCCCATTCTGGACGCACAAGGTCCGCAGCAATGGCCGTGTCCTGCGGACACGGCCTGCGGCGGCAATGACAACGGCAACGCGACCGCGTTGCCGGCCGTCAGGCGCCAGTTCGGCAAGGCCCGCCTGTACGAAGACGGCGTGTTCCCCACACCCGACGGCCGCGCCCGCTTCTACGACGTCGCCTACAAGCCGGTGGCCGAAGCGCGCGAACCGCGCTACCCGCTCTCTCTCAACACCGGCCGGCTGCGCGACCAGTGGCACGGCATGAGCCGCACCGGCACGCTGGGCCGCTTGTTCGGCCACGTGCCGGAGCCGGTCGTGCAGATGCACCCGCAGGACATGGTGCACCGGGCGCTTCGCGACGGCGACCTCGTGCAGGTCGCATCCAAGCGCGGCGCGATCGTGCTGCCGGCGCAGGGCAGCACCGACATCGGCCCGGGCCAGAGCTTCATCGCCATGCACTGGGGCGAAGAGGCGCTGAGCGGCCGGTCGAGCGCCGGCGAGCGGCTGGCCGGCGTCAACACCCTGAGCACCCCGGTGTTCTGCCCCGATTCGAAGCAGCCCGAACTCAAGCACGCGGCGGTGCAGATTGCGAAGGCCGAGCTGCCCTGGTCGCTGCTCGCTGTGGCTTGGCTGCCCGGCGACCGGGTGCTCGCGGCGCATACCGCCTTGCGCGCGCTGATGCCGCGCTTCGCCTTCGCCAGTTGCGTGCCCTTCGGCAGCGGCGGCGCGCTGGCGGGCGGCGCGTCCGAACGCAGCGGGCTGCTGTTCCGCGCGGCCGACACCGAAGCTGCGTCACCCGAACTGCTCGCCGAGATCGAGGCCCTGCTCGGCTTGGCCGCACCGGAGACCCTGCGCTACATCGACGCTCGCCGGGGCCAGCACCGCGCCGCGCGGCTGGTGCGCTCGGACACCGACCCGCAGGAAGCACGGCTCGACACCTTCCTGCTGGGCGGCGATACGCGCGCCGAAGCCTGGCTCAAACCGCTGCTGCAGGACCAGTTGCCCGCCCAGGCCTTCGGCCGCCAGCTCCTGCGGCCGGGTGTCACGGCACCGGTGCCCATGCAGGCACGCGGCAAGGTCGTCTGCAGTTGCTTCGGCGTGACCGAAACCGCCATCCAGCTGCACCTGCCGCGCTGCACAGGCGCGGATCGCGAACGCCTGGCCGCGCTGCAGGGCGAACTCCAATGCGGCACCAACTGCGGCTCCTGCCTGCCCGAACTGCAGCGCATGCTGCACGCCACGCCGGCCGCGGCCGCCGCACCCGAGGTGGCGCTGTCGTGA
- the ybiB gene encoding DNA-binding protein YbiB — protein sequence MGISQYIKEIGRGARGARPLTREQSADLFGQVLDGTVTDLEIGGFCLAMRIKGETPEEMAGFLDATHARLTLFPAAGRALVVLPSYNGARKLPVLTPLLAMLLAREGLPVLVHGSASESSRVLASNVLAALDVPALAAVRAIADGEVAFASTELLNPALKKLLDVRRVVGLRNPGHSVVKLMRPTAGPCVVVASYTHPAYATVMGDTFALTGTTALLSRGLEGEVVSDPRRTAQIDGYVRGARQELQAQQAGTLAEVPGLPTEIDIASTVHYTRRVLAGELPVPEAIATQVAHIRQLASHA from the coding sequence ATGGGAATCAGCCAGTACATCAAGGAAATCGGCCGCGGCGCCCGAGGCGCCCGGCCACTCACGCGCGAACAGTCGGCCGACCTGTTCGGCCAGGTGCTGGACGGCACCGTCACCGACCTCGAGATCGGCGGCTTCTGCCTGGCCATGCGCATCAAGGGCGAGACGCCCGAGGAGATGGCCGGCTTCCTCGACGCCACCCACGCGCGCCTGACCCTGTTTCCCGCCGCGGGCCGCGCGCTGGTCGTGCTGCCCAGCTACAACGGCGCGCGCAAGCTGCCGGTGCTCACGCCGCTGCTTGCGATGCTGCTGGCGCGCGAAGGCCTGCCGGTGCTGGTGCACGGCAGTGCCAGCGAGTCGAGCCGCGTGCTGGCGTCGAACGTGCTGGCCGCGCTCGACGTGCCGGCGCTCGCCGCCGTGCGCGCAATCGCCGACGGCGAGGTGGCCTTCGCGTCGACCGAGCTGCTGAACCCGGCGCTGAAGAAACTGCTCGACGTGCGCCGCGTGGTCGGCCTGCGCAACCCCGGCCACAGCGTCGTGAAGCTGATGCGGCCGACCGCCGGCCCCTGCGTGGTGGTCGCGAGCTACACGCATCCGGCCTACGCCACGGTGATGGGCGACACCTTCGCGCTCACCGGCACCACGGCGCTGCTGTCGCGCGGGCTCGAGGGCGAGGTCGTGTCCGACCCGCGCCGCACCGCGCAGATCGACGGCTACGTGCGCGGCGCGCGGCAGGAACTGCAGGCGCAGCAGGCCGGCACGCTGGCCGAGGTGCCTGGCCTGCCGACCGAGATCGACATCGCATCGACCGTGCACTACACGCGCCGCGTGCTGGCGGGCGAACTGCCCGTGCCTGAAGCGATCGCCACGCAGGTCGCGCACATCCGACAACTGGCCTCCCACGCATGA
- the cobA gene encoding uroporphyrinogen-III C-methyltransferase: protein MNDLTHHGHHGACTLVGAGPGDPELLTLKAVKAIGAATVLFVDDLVNDAILEHARPGARIVHVGKRGGCKSTPQAFIEKLMITAVREGETVVRLKGGDPFIFGRGGEEVEHLREAGIEVAVVNGITAGLAAVTALGVPLTHRDHAQGVVFVTGHAKTGAGAQQDPTDWRGLAGMAHHARLTLVIYMGVAGAAHIQRELLQGLPASTPVVVVQYASLPHQRHVATTLERLCLDMADAGLGSPAVIVVGDVLRGLAAAGVQPEASRREAGRR from the coding sequence ATGAACGACCTCACCCATCACGGCCACCACGGCGCCTGCACGCTGGTCGGCGCCGGCCCCGGCGACCCGGAACTGCTGACGCTCAAGGCGGTCAAGGCGATCGGCGCAGCCACCGTGCTCTTCGTCGACGACCTGGTGAACGACGCCATCCTCGAGCATGCCCGCCCCGGCGCACGCATCGTGCACGTGGGCAAGCGCGGCGGCTGCAAGAGCACGCCGCAGGCCTTCATCGAGAAGCTCATGATCACCGCGGTGCGCGAGGGCGAGACGGTGGTGCGCCTCAAGGGCGGCGACCCCTTCATCTTCGGCCGCGGCGGCGAGGAGGTGGAACACCTGCGCGAGGCCGGCATCGAGGTCGCCGTGGTCAACGGCATCACCGCCGGCCTGGCCGCCGTGACCGCGCTGGGCGTGCCGCTGACGCACCGCGACCACGCGCAGGGCGTTGTTTTCGTCACCGGCCACGCCAAGACCGGCGCCGGCGCACAGCAGGACCCGACCGACTGGCGCGGCCTGGCCGGCATGGCGCATCACGCGCGCCTGACCCTGGTGATCTACATGGGCGTGGCCGGTGCGGCGCACATCCAGCGCGAGCTGCTGCAGGGCCTGCCGGCCTCGACGCCGGTCGTGGTCGTGCAGTACGCGAGCCTGCCGCACCAACGCCACGTGGCGACCACGCTCGAGCGCCTGTGCCTCGACATGGCCGACGCCGGCCTGGGCAGCCCGGCGGTGATCGTGGTGGGCGACGTGCTGCGCGGTCTGGCGGCGGCGGGCGTGCAGCCGGAGGCTTCGCGCCGAGAGGCCGGGCGCAGGTAA
- a CDS encoding sterol desaturase family protein — protein sequence MLKIDKLNEFTASHGELQRGKGLVTGTIALSLGILCFLGVLAFHFPQYLTTPELRRSYNVDIMRTILLVAMVVAGGLALVNIVFNRSRWLSSAAFLLIVSAALLGGHKVPVNDFADNTPYIGLDWFILDLLGSALIFIFIEKLFAHRKDQPVFRAEWQTDFHHFVVNHMIVGFVLLATNLLVHKLFGWAANDGIRGWIAGLPFWAGVLLIILVADLVQYWTHRAYHEVPVLWRLHAVHHSVKSMDWMAGSRQHILELLITRTLVLAPIYVLGFSKEVIDAYIVVVGFQAVFNHCNVNVRLGPLRYLIVTPNFHHWHHAQDQEALDRNYAAHYAFLDYLFGTAVKSTKLWPEQYGVLGDYVPNGFFKQLKFPFVWKG from the coding sequence ATGCTCAAGATCGACAAGCTCAACGAGTTCACGGCGAGCCACGGCGAGCTGCAGCGCGGCAAGGGGCTGGTCACCGGGACCATCGCGCTGAGCCTGGGCATCCTGTGCTTCCTCGGGGTGCTGGCCTTCCACTTCCCGCAGTACCTCACCACGCCCGAGCTGCGCCGCAGCTACAACGTCGACATCATGCGCACCATCCTGCTGGTGGCGATGGTCGTGGCGGGCGGTCTGGCGCTGGTGAACATCGTGTTCAACCGCTCGCGCTGGCTGTCGTCGGCGGCCTTCCTGCTGATCGTCTCGGCGGCGCTGCTGGGCGGCCACAAGGTGCCGGTGAACGACTTCGCGGACAACACGCCCTACATCGGCCTGGACTGGTTCATCCTCGACCTGCTGGGCTCGGCGCTGATCTTCATCTTCATCGAGAAACTGTTCGCGCACCGCAAGGACCAGCCGGTGTTCCGCGCCGAATGGCAGACCGACTTCCATCACTTCGTCGTCAACCACATGATCGTGGGCTTCGTGCTGCTGGCGACCAACCTGCTGGTGCACAAGCTCTTCGGCTGGGCCGCCAACGACGGCATCCGCGGCTGGATCGCCGGCCTGCCCTTCTGGGCGGGTGTGCTGCTGATCATCCTGGTGGCCGACCTGGTGCAGTACTGGACGCACCGCGCCTACCACGAGGTGCCGGTGCTCTGGCGCCTGCACGCGGTGCACCACAGCGTCAAGAGCATGGACTGGATGGCCGGCTCGCGTCAGCACATCCTGGAACTGCTGATCACGCGCACGCTGGTGCTGGCGCCGATCTACGTGCTGGGCTTCAGCAAGGAAGTGATCGACGCGTACATCGTGGTGGTCGGCTTCCAGGCGGTGTTCAACCACTGCAACGTGAACGTGCGCCTCGGCCCCCTGCGCTACCTCATCGTCACGCCGAACTTCCACCACTGGCACCATGCGCAGGACCAGGAGGCGCTCGACCGCAACTACGCAGCGCACTACGCCTTCCTCGACTACCTCTTCGGCACCGCGGTGAAGAGCACCAAGCTCTGGCCGGAACAGTACGGCGTGCTGGGCGACTACGTGCCGAATGGGTTCTTCAAGCAGCTGAAGTTTCCGTTCGTGTGGAAGGGTTGA
- a CDS encoding YaeF family permuted papain-like enzyme, whose protein sequence is MSPTGLRGASLFVAALLLAGCASRFEPSENGGLPRLNVQSSAIAPGNGGELIPATALEPGDILLTSVATLGSFGIRLGTFSPVSHAVLYLGDGQVAEAVGDGVRARRIDDVVAEEQMVVAFRHPGIDAEHAQRLRGWAMSQVGTRYNTVGVMLNAPFVLNRRICELPLMPGAARDFCLRGFAMVQLGASRNDQFFCSQFVLEAYNQAGLPVTMADPRWVSPADLLHMREGDVPSIPATQPLRYVGHLKYNPPPVIVVDGTTAR, encoded by the coding sequence TTGAGCCCGACCGGCCTGCGTGGCGCTTCCCTGTTCGTCGCCGCCCTGCTGCTGGCCGGTTGCGCCTCGCGCTTCGAGCCTTCCGAGAACGGCGGGCTGCCGCGGCTCAACGTCCAGAGCTCGGCGATCGCGCCGGGCAACGGCGGCGAGCTGATCCCGGCGACCGCGCTCGAGCCCGGGGACATCCTGCTCACGTCGGTCGCGACGCTGGGCTCCTTCGGCATCCGGCTGGGCACCTTTTCGCCGGTGAGCCACGCCGTGCTGTACCTGGGCGACGGCCAAGTCGCCGAAGCCGTGGGCGACGGCGTGCGTGCGCGTCGCATCGACGACGTGGTGGCCGAAGAACAGATGGTGGTCGCCTTCCGTCACCCCGGCATCGACGCCGAGCACGCGCAGCGCCTGCGTGGCTGGGCGATGTCGCAGGTCGGCACGCGCTACAACACGGTCGGCGTGATGCTGAACGCGCCCTTCGTGCTGAACCGACGCATTTGCGAGTTGCCGCTGATGCCCGGCGCCGCACGCGACTTCTGCCTGCGCGGCTTCGCCATGGTGCAACTGGGCGCGAGTCGCAACGACCAATTCTTCTGTTCGCAGTTCGTGCTGGAAGCCTACAACCAGGCCGGCCTGCCCGTGACCATGGCCGACCCGCGCTGGGTGAGCCCGGCCGACCTGCTGCACATGCGCGAGGGCGACGTGCCGTCGATCCCCGCAACGCAGCCGCTGCGCTACGTCGGCCACCTCAAGTACAACCCGCCGCCGGTGATCGTGGTCGACGGGACGACCGCGCGTTGA
- a CDS encoding NAD(P)/FAD-dependent oxidoreductase, which produces MTFDAVVIGAGAAGLFCAAQAGQRGRKVLLIDHSERVAEKIRISGGGRCNFTNRDIDVRAPQRHFVSENPNFCRSALSRYTSQQFIGLIERHGIAYHEKHKGQLFCDGPSQQIIDMLLAECDAGGVTRWQPCAVRGVAFDESQALYCLDTDRGRVETPQLVVATGGLSIPQLGASDFGYRLAQQFGLRLVAPRPALVPLTFAGDGWAPYAGLAGLALPVQIETGRKKERIAFLEDLLFTHRGLSGPAVLQISSYWREGEPLTIDFAPGTDVAAALGEAKSRSRKRIANELAALVPSRLADAWVGGDPALQRPVNEAADKALNQLAERVSRWAITPAGTEGYKKAEVTAGGVDTRDLSSQTLESKQPGLFFIGEVVDVTGWLGGYNFQWAWASAHACANAL; this is translated from the coding sequence TTGACGTTCGACGCCGTCGTCATCGGTGCGGGGGCCGCCGGGCTGTTTTGCGCAGCGCAGGCCGGCCAGCGCGGCCGCAAGGTGCTGCTGATCGACCACAGCGAACGCGTGGCCGAGAAGATCCGCATCTCGGGCGGCGGCCGCTGCAACTTCACCAACCGCGACATCGACGTGCGCGCGCCGCAGCGCCACTTCGTGAGCGAGAACCCGAATTTCTGCCGTTCGGCCCTGTCGCGCTACACATCGCAGCAGTTCATCGGGCTGATCGAGCGGCACGGTATCGCGTACCACGAGAAGCACAAGGGCCAGCTGTTCTGCGACGGACCGTCGCAGCAGATCATCGACATGCTGCTGGCCGAGTGCGACGCGGGCGGCGTGACGCGCTGGCAACCCTGCGCCGTGCGGGGCGTGGCGTTCGACGAAAGCCAGGCCCTCTACTGCCTCGACACCGACCGCGGCAGGGTCGAAACACCCCAGCTGGTGGTGGCGACGGGCGGCCTGTCGATCCCGCAACTGGGCGCGAGCGACTTCGGCTACCGGCTGGCCCAGCAGTTCGGCCTGCGTCTGGTGGCGCCCCGTCCAGCGCTGGTCCCGCTCACCTTCGCCGGCGACGGCTGGGCACCCTACGCCGGGCTGGCCGGCCTGGCGCTGCCGGTGCAGATCGAAACCGGCCGCAAGAAGGAACGCATCGCCTTCCTGGAAGACCTGCTCTTCACCCACCGCGGCCTGTCGGGTCCGGCCGTGCTGCAGATCTCGAGCTACTGGCGCGAGGGCGAGCCGCTCACGATCGATTTCGCCCCCGGCACCGACGTGGCGGCGGCGCTGGGCGAGGCCAAGTCCCGCTCGCGCAAGCGCATCGCCAACGAACTGGCGGCACTGGTCCCGTCGCGGCTGGCCGACGCCTGGGTGGGCGGCGACCCGGCTCTCCAGCGCCCGGTGAACGAGGCCGCCGACAAGGCCCTGAACCAGTTGGCCGAGCGCGTCAGCCGTTGGGCCATCACCCCGGCCGGCACCGAGGGCTACAAGAAGGCCGAGGTCACGGCCGGTGGCGTCGACACGCGCGACCTCTCGTCCCAGACCCTCGAATCGAAGCAGCCGGGCCTCTTTTTCATCGGCGAAGTGGTCGACGTGACGGGGTGGCTGGGCGGTTACAACTTTCAATGGGCGTGGGCCAGTGCCCATGCGTGCGCCAACGCGTTATAA
- the rpsU gene encoding 30S ribosomal protein S21, with the protein MTTIRVKENEPFDVALRRFKRTIEKLGLLTDLRAREFYEKPTAERKRKKAAAVKRHYKRVRSMQLPKKLY; encoded by the coding sequence ATGACCACCATCCGCGTTAAAGAAAACGAGCCCTTCGACGTTGCCCTTCGTCGCTTCAAGCGCACCATCGAAAAGCTCGGCCTGCTGACCGACCTGCGTGCCCGCGAGTTCTACGAAAAGCCGACCGCCGAGCGCAAGCGCAAGAAGGCTGCGGCCGTCAAGCGCCACTACAAGCGCGTGCGCAGCATGCAGCTCCCCAAGAAGCTGTACTAA
- a CDS encoding GatB/YqeY domain-containing protein, with translation MTLKEQITEDMKTAMRAKDSERLGTIRLLLAALKQKEVDERVELDDPMVVAIVDKMVKQRKDSIAAFTTGGRADLADKESAEIKVLEVYLPQRMSAEETVAAVKAIVAELGASGPGDMGKVMGVVKTRLAGKADMGQVSAAVKAALSGA, from the coding sequence ATGACCCTCAAGGAACAGATCACCGAAGACATGAAGACCGCGATGCGCGCCAAGGACAGCGAGCGCCTGGGCACCATCCGTCTGTTGCTGGCCGCGCTGAAGCAGAAGGAAGTCGACGAACGCGTGGAACTCGACGACCCCATGGTCGTGGCCATCGTCGACAAGATGGTCAAGCAGCGCAAGGACTCGATCGCCGCCTTCACGACCGGTGGCCGCGCCGACCTGGCCGACAAGGAATCCGCCGAGATCAAGGTCCTGGAGGTCTACCTGCCCCAGCGCATGAGCGCCGAGGAGACCGTGGCCGCCGTGAAGGCCATCGTGGCCGAACTGGGCGCCAGCGGCCCCGGCGACATGGGCAAGGTCATGGGCGTCGTGAAGACGCGCCTGGCCGGCAAGGCCGACATGGGCCAGGTCAGCGCAGCCGTCAAGGCGGCCTTGTCAGGCGCCTGA
- a CDS encoding NUDIX domain-containing protein: protein MDAEARRPVHKACACLVDSRGRLLVFDHPEDGGMQLPKGTVEPGETPEDAVRRELLEESGIAYEGALEPLGTMERECEAGVEGNVHRHAQLWHLYVMRLDGVLPETFEHVASGSPEEDGLVFRFRWLAPDAPLDGFAEPYRRAIAMARAAR from the coding sequence ATGGACGCCGAGGCCCGGCGTCCTGTCCACAAGGCCTGCGCCTGCCTGGTGGACAGCCGCGGCCGCCTGCTGGTGTTCGACCACCCGGAGGACGGCGGCATGCAGTTGCCCAAGGGCACGGTGGAGCCCGGCGAGACGCCCGAAGACGCCGTGCGGCGCGAGTTGCTGGAGGAGTCGGGCATCGCCTATGAAGGCGCGCTGGAACCACTGGGCACGATGGAACGCGAGTGCGAGGCGGGCGTGGAAGGCAACGTGCACCGACATGCCCAGCTGTGGCACCTCTACGTGATGCGGCTGGACGGCGTGCTGCCCGAGACCTTCGAGCATGTCGCCAGCGGCAGCCCGGAGGAGGATGGGCTGGTATTCCGCTTCCGCTGGCTGGCGCCAGATGCGCCGTTGGACGGCTTCGCGGAGCCCTATCGCCGCGCCATCGCGATGGCGCGCGCAGCGCGCTGA
- the pmbA gene encoding metalloprotease PmbA: MTTSSTRPASGFAYSRSFFENLVDSALAHAKKLGATDAGAEASEGCGLSVSVRKGELENVERNRDKSLGITVYVGNRRGNASTSDFSEAAIAQTVQAAYDIARFTAEDPVGGLPDEADIVREQPDLDLFHPWDIDSERAATLALECEAAALSTDKRITNSEGAGVSAQQSHFFSAHTHGFRGGYASSRHSISVAPIAGKGDDMQRDAWYSSMRSADELASPASVGRYAAERALSRLKSRKIKTTQCPVLFESPLAAGLLGGLVQATSGGALYRKSTFLLDSLGKPVLPQHIDVAEDPHLLRGKGSAPFDDEGVTTRPRKIVDGGRLEGYFLSTYSARKLGMKTTGNAGGSHNLTLRSRLTKPGDDLDEMLRKLGTGLFVIELMGQGVNYVTGDYSRGASGFWVEKGRIAFPVQEITIAGNLKDMLMGIQAVGADAYNYGAKTTGSILIDRMKIAGS, from the coding sequence ATGACGACATCCTCCACGCGCCCCGCGTCCGGCTTTGCGTACAGCCGCTCTTTCTTCGAAAACCTGGTCGACTCCGCCTTGGCGCATGCCAAGAAGCTGGGCGCCACCGACGCGGGGGCCGAGGCCTCCGAGGGCTGCGGCCTGAGCGTGTCGGTGCGCAAGGGGGAACTGGAGAACGTCGAGCGCAACCGCGACAAGTCGCTGGGGATCACGGTGTACGTCGGCAACCGCCGCGGCAACGCGAGCACCTCCGATTTCTCCGAGGCCGCCATCGCCCAGACGGTGCAGGCTGCCTACGACATCGCACGCTTCACCGCCGAAGACCCGGTCGGTGGACTGCCCGACGAGGCCGACATCGTGCGCGAGCAGCCCGATCTCGACCTGTTCCACCCCTGGGACATCGACAGCGAGCGCGCCGCCACGCTGGCGCTCGAATGCGAGGCTGCGGCCCTGTCGACCGACAAGCGCATCACCAACAGCGAAGGCGCCGGCGTCTCGGCCCAGCAGAGCCACTTCTTCAGCGCCCACACGCACGGCTTCCGCGGCGGCTATGCCAGCTCGCGGCATTCCATCTCAGTCGCACCGATCGCCGGCAAGGGCGACGACATGCAGCGCGACGCCTGGTACAGCTCCATGCGCTCGGCCGACGAACTGGCCAGCCCCGCATCGGTGGGCCGCTATGCCGCGGAGCGTGCGCTGTCGCGCCTGAAGTCGCGCAAGATCAAGACGACGCAGTGCCCCGTGCTGTTCGAGTCGCCGCTGGCCGCCGGCCTGCTGGGCGGCCTGGTGCAGGCCACCAGCGGCGGCGCGCTCTACCGCAAGAGCACCTTCCTGCTCGATTCGCTCGGCAAGCCGGTGCTGCCCCAGCACATCGACGTGGCCGAAGACCCGCACCTCCTGCGCGGCAAGGGCAGCGCGCCCTTCGACGACGAAGGCGTGACGACCCGGCCGCGCAAGATCGTCGACGGCGGTCGGCTCGAGGGCTATTTTCTCAGCACCTACTCGGCCCGCAAGCTGGGCATGAAGACCACCGGCAACGCCGGCGGCTCGCATAACCTGACGCTGCGCTCGCGTCTGACGAAGCCCGGCGACGACCTCGACGAGATGCTGCGCAAGCTGGGCACCGGGCTGTTCGTGATCGAGCTGATGGGACAGGGCGTGAACTACGTGACCGGCGACTACTCGCGCGGCGCCAGCGGCTTCTGGGTCGAGAAGGGCCGCATCGCGTTTCCGGTGCAGGAGATCACCATCGCCGGCAACCTCAAGGACATGCTGATGGGCATCCAGGCGGTGGGCGCCGATGCCTACAACTACGGCGCCAAGACCACCGGCTCGATCCTCATCGACCGGATGAAGATCGCCGGGAGTTAG